In a genomic window of Punica granatum isolate Tunisia-2019 chromosome 6, ASM765513v2, whole genome shotgun sequence:
- the LOC116212242 gene encoding aspartyl protease AED1-like codes for MTVPIPGKEGDFLVTVSLGLLSRSLTLILDTGCDLYWTQDIPCPDDGCYKQDDPYYEPSRSSTYSDPQFYHSPSTYKIFYEDKSYSYGYYAKDTLTLGPNYKFPNFVFSCGQNNSSNGFGSTAGILGLGKGTHTLVSQTAYKFNQIFCYCVPPTFSTNGYLLFGLEARKYCHPEMFTPLVSARPARPHYKTIIDSGTTITRLPQSVYAVLRSAFQD; via the exons ATGACTGTACCCATTCCGGGCAAGGAAGGAGATTTCTTGGTCACTGTCAGCCTTGGTTTGCTGAGCCGCTCATTGACCTTGATACTGGACACCGGATGTGACCTCTACTGGACACAGGACATCCCCTGCCCCGATGACGGATGCTATAAGCAAGATGACCCTTACTATGAGCCCTCCAGATCCTCCACATATTCTGACCCACAGTTCTATCACTCACCCTCCACCTATAAAATTTTCTACGAAGATAAGTCGTATTCCTATGGGTACTATGCAAAAGATACCCTCACGCTCGGGCCAAATTACAAGTTCCCAAACTTTGTCTTCAGTTGTGGACAGAACAATAGCAGTAATGGTTTTGGGTCCACAGCGGGCATTCTTGGCTTAGGGAAAGGCACTCACACCTTAGTCTCGCAGACGGCATACAAATTTAACCAAATTTTCTGCTACTGCGTCCCACCCACATTCAGCACAAATGGGTACCTTCTCTTTGGACTAGAAGCACGGAAATATTGCCATCCTGAAATGTTCACGCCTCTCGTCTCAGCCCGCCCTGCCCGGCCCCA tTACAAGACTATCATCGACTCAGGGACAACCATAACTCGGCTTCCCCAATCAGTTTATGCAGTGCTCCGTTCAGCGTTCCAGGACTAG
- the LOC116211941 gene encoding uncharacterized protein LOC116211941 codes for MVVAIQTKLLSFAILCLLLIRDYQLLSPSQAQAARMLDENPPHHGDNESGKSKVGGDHPKPAGSHVGGTPTSSHSPNPAGYGIHSTRMTSYQNRNYIPTGETAESPDFARSAPADPDPLEADQDPLEAYHFNCTLCD; via the exons ATGGTTGTGGCCATCCAGACCAAGCTTCTCTCCTTTGCCATATTGTGTCTCCTTTTAATCCGGGATTATCAGTTGCTCTCACCATCTCAAGCACAAGCTGCCCGGATGCTTGATGAGAATCCTCCTCATCATG GTGATAATGAGAGTGGTAAGAGTAAAGTAGGAGGAGATCACCCAAAGCCAGCCGGTTCCCATGTCGGTGGCACTCCGACATCGTCCCATTCCCCGAATCCAGCTGGTTACGGGATCCACAGTACTCGGATGACGTCCTATCAGAACCGTAACTACATACCCACTGGTGAGACTGCTGAAAGCCCAGATTTTGCCAGAAGTGCGCCAGCAGATCCAGATCCTCTGGAAGCGGATCAAGATCCTCTGGAGGCGTATCATTTCAATTGTACACTTTGTGATTGA
- the LOC116212243 gene encoding aspartyl protease AED1-like, whose translation MIVFGCGQNNISNGFGSTAGILGLGKGTHTLVWQTAYKFNHIFCYCIPPTFSTNGYLLFGLGAQKICQPEMFMPLDSAPCPAPDYMRGYPEAPELPPLLDTCYDLEDCEYVELPRIVINFKRANVTLDPSGVIWRESNSQVCLAFSGNTDQKDDQIIIGSTQQSKLDILYDVKSKRVGFGRGSCGI comes from the exons ATGATTGTCTTTGGTTGTGGACAGAACAATATCAGTAATGGTTTCGGGTCCACCGCCGGCATTCTTGGCTTAGGGAAAGGCACTCACACCTTAGTCTGGCAGACAGCATACAAATTTAACCATATTTTCTGCTACTGCATCCCACCCACATTCAGCACAAATGGGTACCTCCTCTTTGGTCTAGGAGCTCAGAAAATTTGCCAACCTGAAATGTTCATGCCTCTCGACTCAGCGCCCTGCCCGGCCCCA GACTACATGCGGGGATACCCAGAAGCTCCTGAGCTTCCTCCATTATTAGACACGTGCTATGACCTGGAGGATTGTGAGTACGTGGAACTTCCTCGGATTGTTATAAACTTCAAGCGAGCGAACGTAACCTTGGACCCCTCGGGAGTCATTTGGAGAGAATCGAACTCGCAAGTTTGCTTGGCTTTTTCAGGAAACACTGATCAGAAGGATGACCAAATCATAATTGGCAGCACGCAGCAGAGCAAACTTGATATCCTATATGATGTCAAGTCCAAAAGAGTCGGGTTTGGAAGAGGCAGTTGCGGCATATGA
- the LOC116211820 gene encoding sulfated surface glycoprotein 185-like: MVAINNEKLSSLTILCLFIALNSDLFFLQSVVAPRGSIPDYNPRGFIPDYNHPTRPTSGSDRPAAKNTTSKDDDGNSSTPTPPSPLPPSPPPLPPSALAPPPPPSPPPPAPPSHNDKSKSGVAGSHPRQSGSHAGSSTPSTPTGT; encoded by the exons ATGGTGGCCATCAACAACGAGAAGCTCAGCTCTCTTACCATCTTATGCCTTTTCATTGCTCTGAACTCCGACTTATTCTTCTTGCAGTCTGTAGTAGCACCGCGTGGTTCCATCCCTGATTATAATCCGCGTGGTTTCATCCCTGATTATAATCACCCCACAC GGCCTACCAGCGGCAGCGATCGTCCTGCTGCTAAGAACACAACAAGCAAAGATGATGATGGTAACAGCTCAACACCAACTCCTCCTAGTCCTCTGCCTCCATCTCCACCTCCTCTTCCACCATCTGCACTagcacctcctcctcctccatctccCCCTCCTCCCGCTCCCCCATCTCACAATGATAAAAGTAAAAGTGGAGTAGCTGGAAGCCACCCCCGCCAATCGGGTTCTCATGCTGGAAGCAGTACACCCTCTACCCCGACTGGAACCTGA